The following proteins come from a genomic window of Bactrocera tryoni isolate S06 chromosome 1, CSIRO_BtryS06_freeze2, whole genome shotgun sequence:
- the LOC120782877 gene encoding retinin-like yields the protein MFKLVVLSALLAVAAARPSLIESHSALQLAPAATIAVQEPVLTRVGSVVKSIPTAVSHQSSTIVHSSAHVVEDIVAPALRTSVVAAPALVQSVAAAPAVVQTVAAAPAVVQSVAAAPVLHSAAVQTVAAAPLLQHAPVAHLSAPLTNLHAASPLAHGLW from the exons atgttCAAGTTG GTGGTATTGTCTGCTCTCCTGGCCGTAGCTGCTGCTCGCCCCAGTCTCATCGAATCCCACTCAGCGCTGCAATTGGCACCTGCCGCCACCATTGCCGTGCAAGAGCCTGTGCTCACCAGAGTGGGCTCCGTGGTGAAGAGCATCCCCACTGCTGTCTCCCACCAGAGCTCCACCATTGTGCACAGCTCTGCGCATGTGGTTGAGGATATTGTTGCACCTGCTCTGAGGACTAGCGTTGTGGCCGCTCCAGCGTTGGTACAGTCTGTTGCTGCTGCTCCAGCGGTGGTACAAACCGTTGCCGCTGCTCCAGCAGTGGTACAATCTGTTGCCGCTGCTCCAGTGCTGCACtcagctgccgtacaaactgttGCCGCAGCTCCATTGTTGCAACACGCTCCAGTTGCTCACTTATCGGCACCTCTGACTAATTTGCATGCTGCATCCCCCCTCGCTCATGGCTTGTGGTAA